The Glycine soja cultivar W05 chromosome 6, ASM419377v2, whole genome shotgun sequence genome has a window encoding:
- the LOC114416448 gene encoding dof zinc finger protein DOF5.6-like gives MGLSSLHVCMDSSDHWLQGTIHEESGMDSSSSPSGDMLTCSRPMIERRLRPPHDLALKCPRCESTHTKFCYYNNYSLSQPRYFCKTCRRYWTKGGTLRNIPVGGGCRKNKKVSAKKSNNDHQLVNNNNSPTQPPPSSSYHHHSHPKDLQLSSFPDVQFSHLSNLLGTNIANPSFMEGKYGIGMIENPRPIDFMMESKLEGIIGSGSSSRNNFDFFGNSDMSMGMTSVGLGDMNSTQNGLPPNFHHHGLSAFGGMSMSMSLDHGNNNNNSGGNGGSNNYLMDSCQRLMLPYASSNEDHNAPIDVKPNPKQLLSLEWQDQGCSDAGKDSFGYLNGPGSWTGMMNGYGSSTTNPLV, from the exons ATGGGTCTATCTTCTTTGCACGTCTGCATGGATTCATCAGATCATTGGTTGCAG GGCACAATTCACGAGGAGTCTGGGatggattcttcttcttcaccctCTGGGGACATGCTTACATGCTCAAGGCCCATGATAGAGAGGAGGCTAAGACCCCCCCATGACCTTGCCCTAAAGTGCCCTAGGTGTGAGTCAACCCACACCAAGTTCTGCTACTACAACAACTACAGTCTCTCTCAGCCAAGGTACTTCTGCAAGACCTGCAGAAGGTACTGGACCAAAGGTGGCACTCTTAGGAACATTCCTGTTGGTGGTGGCTGcagaaagaacaaaaaagtcTCTGCCAAAAAATCCAATAATGACCACCAATTAgttaacaacaacaatagcccAACACAGCCTCCACCCTCCTCCTCCTACCACCACCACAGCCACCCCAAAGACCTTCAACTTTCCTCCTTCCCAGATGTGCAATTTTCCCACCTCAGCAACTTGCTTGGGACCAATATTGCAAACCCTAGTTTCATGGAGGGCAAATATGGAATTGGCATGATTGAGAACCCTAGGCCTATTGACTTCATGATGGAGAGCAAGCTGGAGGGCATAATTGGGAGCGGTAGTAGTTCTaggaataattttgatttttttggaaatagTGACATGTCTATGGGTATGACTAGTGTTGGGCTGGGAGATATGAATAGTACTCAAAATGGGTTGCCACCAAATTTTCATCATCATGGTCTTTCAGCATTTGGTGGCATGTCTATGTCTATGTCCCTTGATCatggcaacaacaacaataacagtGGCGGCAATGGTGGTAGTAATAACTACTTAATGGACTCTTGCCAGCGTTTGATGCTGCCGTATGCCAGCAGCAATGAGGACCATAATGCCCCTATTGATGTGAAGCCAAACCCTAAACAGCTATTGTCCCTTGAATGGCAAGACCAGGGTTGCTCTGATGCGGGAAAAGACTCATTTGGGTATCTCAACGGCCCAGGATCATGGACTGGCATGATGAACGGCTATGGATCTTCCACCACAAACCCTTTGGTCTAA